Sequence from the Elephas maximus indicus isolate mEleMax1 chromosome 13, mEleMax1 primary haplotype, whole genome shotgun sequence genome:
CAAATATCTGACAAGCAGAGGTACTTCTGTAAGCTGTGTACCTGGAAATACCTTTAAGACAAAAATAATGAAAGCTACAACTGGGACTGCAGGAAATTCACTTACAACAAAAGCTGTAACAGATGACGGATCTGGTCAATCAAATGATACGTTGCACAATTTTTACAGAAGGACCTCAGCAAAAATACTCGTTCTCATCCCCATTACCGATAGTGGCAAACACTGGAGTTGAGTTTCAGGGCACTAATCCTACCAGCCAAAGCTGATGCAATTATATTAATCCATTAATTATGTTAATTCCAAGTGAATTCTGTGGGTGGACTGGTCAAAGGGAGAGGTGTTTTTATCAAATACATCATAAGACTCTAGGCCCCAGGGCAGAGGCTTGTGATGTCTGCACAGAAATATAATCATCCACGATGGTGACTTTGCAAACACCACTGTCAGCGGTGAACATGACCCAGGCCTCCAGCTGACCTACCCCAGAAGAGGCTCCCACTCGTCTGCTGCTGATAACTTTCCTCCACTCCCCAAAAAGTGACCTTCCCCCTTCTTTCCAAGACTCCAGCTATACAGTGTCAGCCCTCCAGTTAAGAGTCACAACAGCTTTATCTTACTGAGTGTTCCGTGCgtcaggctctgtgctaagcactttatctCCTCAGTCTCAAGCATCTCAGCTACTCTGATGTGAGAGGTATACGCCTGTCTCCCATTGAatgactgcttccatgggtccTTTGTTCCTGCCCCCTGGAAACCCAGCCTCACATATGGTGGAGCTGGCCTGGGCACTGACTCCAGCCTTGAAATCTTCCCTggtggagaagaaaatattctttgatggttatgagagtgggtagggagggagagaggggttttcactaattcctTGATCTTCTTAACCTGGAGAAATTCACCCCTCCAATCATGTAAGGTTTACTGTACTTTTAATTTTGGGTTATTCATGCTCACTTTCCCTAGTAAACGACAGTTGACTGTTGGTAAAATTCAGATCAAAATGTAAGAGGAAAATCACAAACATTCGTGATTCTATTTTCTAAGGCAACTAAGATTCAAACATAAAGGAGCAGACCTGCTTGCGTTCCACCTGCTTTTCTGCTCTTTTCCCAACCCCTGTGGGAAAAGAGCAGAAATGCTTGTCAGATATTTGAAGCCACGAATGCAAGTTTGAGCGCCAGGTGCCTCACTCCACCCTTGCCCAGTACTGGCTGGTCTGTGTTCAAAATTCAGGGTCTGACTTCTTGGTTGGCAGGATActagtttttaactttttttaccCATTTCCCACCTGCACAGGAAGATTTCCAAATTTCCATGCAGGCTCGGAGATTGCCATTCCCAAGCTTTCAACTCTCTAGGGCAGCAGTCTCATCTGGCTGGAGAACTGGAAGTCCTGCTctaggaaaagcaaggaaaggcATGGAGTTCTTCTGTAATTTGCTTTCAGTCCTCGTATCCGGAAGCGGTAGGTGAAATCAGATTGGAAGCACCTCCCAGAAAGGTCTAGTTTTCAGAGGAAAAAGTTCCGTTAATGACTTGGGAATCTGTCATTAAGTGAGAATACAGGACAATGCACTTatctattttaataataattacagCAATGATGATAGTGAAAGCTGACAATTACTGAGTGTGCCAGGACCCTCGTTAACAGCCCAGTGAGGTAGGTACTACCACtatccccatttcatagatgagacaATGGGGGCTCAGGGTGTTTTACCAACTTGCCCAAGAACAGACAAGTCTTGAAGTGGTAGACTGTTGCATATAACATGTGCAGAGTTCACACTTACAAGGtatttaaatggagaaaaaaaactagtatcttctctctcctctgtttctataatattatttttaaaaaaacagttgctgtcaagttgattctgacacatggcgaccccatgtgtgtcagagtagaactgctctccatagggttttcagtggttgtgaccttttggaagtagatggccaggcctttcttccaaggtgcctctgggtggagttgaaccttgaacctcagttagtagccaagtgcttaacatttgcaccacccagggactcctctataaTACTGTTacggaaagcaagcagagagactccTGTACTGTAGAGTAAAGCAAAAACCTCAGTATGGTCTTTCTGAGTCACCCTGGACTAATGGTTCAATGGAGAGCTGAATCAAGCAATATCGGAGGATAGGAGGTAAATAGTGTTCCCCTAAAGAAGTCACTAATTGTCCTCCTCCTGGGGCCATTTCCTGATACAGATAAGTACCAGAGCCAGGGCAATATGCCTCCTTATTTCTGGTCCTTAATGCTCCTCACAGGACTCTCCCACTGTTTTGAGGTGCATGGTGGGGAGGCCTTACCATTGGTAATTCCTCCTCAAAGCCTGGGAACCCAGGCTTCCGGGCTGCTCTCGGGGCTCCACTGCTGTTTCATCACCATCCCGTGTCCCATCTTCTGGCACTGCCTCCGGCTGCTTTTTAGAGTCCTCTCTAATCCACAGAAAGCCTCCTGCCATCTCTAAGGCATCAAGGGTTGTTAGCGAGGCTCCAGGGATTCATCAGGGCCTCCATCTCATCATAGAAGGCGCAGGTGTCCGGTGTGTGGGCGCTCCTGGCTTTGCGGTAGTTAGTCTGAAGGTTTTTGAACTGGTAGCAACACTGCTCCAGGGTCCACAGGAAACCACATTCCCGCAGCCACTGTGCTACAATCCTGTACACCTGGTGGTTCCGATGGCAGGTCCAGAGTTTCTCATGAATGTAGGGCTCACCAAGAATCCCCAGGAAAATTTTAGTTTCTTCCTACCCCTGTGCACACCTGGGGGAAAGGTACAGCAGTTAAGCCAAGACAGAGCTGCTGATTTTGTAAAGAAGATAGCCGAAGACCGCGCTACTCACTACCACAGCATTTAGTGATTTCCTAAGAAATAATCCAGTGGGTTTTTTCCTCTGTGACAGGACTGATCAGTATATCTAACAACAGagacatacatatttttaagCTTATAAACATTCTTAactgttgtaaaatatatatataacacagtaTTTGCCAAGTCCatgttttcatgtgtacaatttagtcgacatcaattacattaatcaggtGCAATCATCCTAatgattcttcctttttctcaatTACTCACACTAACAAAGGGCTTTCCCATTTGTATGAAAAATAATCTTTCATTATTTTTCCAAACCATCATATTATGTGCTGAATACATATGGCACCTGAAATAACTGGTTGGAATGTGGTCATCTCCAAACCCTGCTAACAGCTAGGACCCTCCCATCTTGCTCCTGATAAGGTCTTACCAGTAGGACTCCGAAACAGGGCTGAGATACCAGGGCTTCCAGATAATTCTTCAACCCCCAGTTCTTCCCCATCAGAATCTTCTGTCATGGCTCCTGAGtgcccttcctccagagatgaggCTGTGAAGTCTAGGTTCGGCCCCTGCTTCCCTGACCTGCCTTCTAACACAGCCTCGGCCAGCATCACCTCCTCTTGTTCCCAGCAACCCCTCTGTAGTTCTTCATGCTTCACATCATGGTGCCTCTGCCCAAGCAGACACCCTGCCACCTCTGGGATGGGGGTGGTGGCCTGGGGGCGCATCAGAGCATCCATCTCATCATAGAAGGCACAGATGCCTGGTGTGTGGGTACTCCTGGCTTTGCAGTACTTGGTCTGGAGGTTTTTGAACCGGTAGTGGCACTGCTCCAGGATCCGCAGGAAGCCACGCTCACGTAGCCGCTCAGCCACAATCCAGTACACCTGGTGGTTCTGATGGCAAGTCTGGAGTTTCTCATGGATCCAAGACTCACTGAGAATTCCCAGAAAAATCTTGGTTTCCTCGTAACTCCAGTGCACCCCTGCCACCCTCTCATCCTCCAGGCCCTGCCACTCCAACTCGTCCCAGGCCTTGGCTCTTCTCAGGACTGGCCCCTGCCCAGGCCTGACTCTGACCCCGCCCACTGAGGAGCCTCTCACACTCTCCTCTCTGGGGCATTGAAGGTCTGAGCTCTGTGGTGTTTCTTGGCTCAGGTGGGCCCTCATGCTGGGTCTGTGGGTTGGAAAATCTTTGCAGGGAGACAAACAGAAGACATAATGGTATGATGAATCTAATCCCAGTTTATATtccaggaagaggaaaaaaaaaaagtctaataagATTCTTgggaagggtcagtgaaaataatattaagaactatgagaaaatgacAAGGAAAAAACCCAGGCCCAAATATCTTTTAACTGTATGACCATGTCATCTATAACAAATAAAACTAAGGTATTTTTGGCTTTACTGACCCTGAAATGAACTTTCAATCTATTTTCCTTTCTGTGCTCATCTTTGGTGACTTGACCGTGGTATTGGATTGCTACATCTTTTCAAGCAGAATTGAACAAAGGAATGGATTTCAAAAATTCAATCCAAAAGTTCTGGAGTAGTGAATACCACAGAAACCTCACAACAAACTTTGACCTTAAAGGAAAAAGGCACTGTTACCTGATGAGACCCCACTGGCAGAATTCTCTGGAGTTATTTCCATGCAgtggttgctctgtccaggatcTGGTTGCCTCTGTGCCTCCTGGGAGACATACACAGCTATATCATCAAACGTCACCAACCTCCGCGGAAAATAAAATCCCCACTCAAAACATGCTGCCTTGGGACAAAATGTCTCTATACTGGCTGTGTCTGAGGACAGATAACTAAGCAAATTTAGAAGAAACTAAAAAGTGAGTTCCCTTTGGCTTTTAAATGCAATAAGGGTGAGCAGGGAAGTGAtaagggagagaaaagaagagagagaagctaacatttactgaacacctatgCAGCGTGTACTGTGCTGGAAGCTTTTCATCCTTGCTCAAAGCTACACAGTAtatggcagaactgggatttgaactcaggtctgtctgattctgaagcttttgtttttttcccactaCACAATACTTCAAGCCATGTGAGCAAGACCCAGACGCAAAAAGAAGCAACCAGTAACTTCAAGGCAAACACGCAAGTTAATATAATCTGACAATCTCAGGGTCAaggaaaagaataattttaataGGATCCTTCAGTGCCTCAGCTGTGGCAACGCCTTACATAGGTAAGGAGGTTTGGGCAACATTTTTCAGGCTGATGAAATCTTGGAGCCTAATCTGTAAAGTCCTCTCCGTCAGTTCACTGTACCGTGGCGGCTgtcgtgttgctgtggtgctggaagctacacccctggtatttcagataccagcagggtcatccacagTGCACGGgattcatcagagcttccagactaagacggactaggaaaaaagatctagcgacctacttctgaaaattaacagtgaaagccctatgggtcacaacagaatactatctgATACAGCCCTGggagatgagtcccctaggttggaaagcactcaaaatacacagtagccacaacaatggactcaagcataccaacaactgtgaagatgccTCAGGCCTGGGAAGCTTTTCATTACAAAGTTATCATAAGTTGGagatgactcagtggcaactaacagcagcagcaacaatctATAGTTACTGGGCCTCCCTGCTGCATTAAACTCCTTTGGAATTTCTGACAGAGTTGACTGCAGAGGGACCCACTCAAGTAGTAACAGGTGACTTGAGCAAGAGAAAAGTACCGGGGAGCTGCTCATGGTCTCCTGGTCACTGCTTTCCTCCACAGGAAGACCTGGAGCCTGAGGATCGGAGGGGGCTGGGGGAAGAGAAAGGAACCATTAAAGTACAATGGTGTttttcccgaagccaactcttcagacatggattggactggacaatgggttggagagggatgctggtgaggagtgagcttcttggatcaggtagacacttcagactatgttggcatctcctgcctggaggggagatgagagggtgggtggagggggttagaagctggcaaagtggacacaaaaagagagtggagggagagagcgggctgtttcattagggggagagtaattgggagtgtgtagcaagatgtacatggttttttgtgtgagaaactgacttgatttgtaaacttaaagcacaataaaaatcatttaaaaaaaaaaaaagtacaatggtTTCTGACTCCTCCTGGGGACAAGCCCAACTGAGTTCAGAAACAAAGGAGTCTTCCTTCTACTCTTAGTGTCTACTTCTTCCTGTCAAAGGAGGGTTAGCAAAAACCAAATGACACATTTCTAAGAGGAATGTTGCAGAATTTGC
This genomic interval carries:
- the LOC126087807 gene encoding zinc finger and SCAN domain-containing protein 29-like isoform X2; amino-acid sequence: MKNSHPEPEEQLHYSSKVELQSFHKSAPSDPQAPGLPVEESSDQETMSSSPEAQRQPDPGQSNHCMEITPENSASGVSSDFPTHRPSMRAHLSQETPQSSDLQCPREESVRGSSVGGVRVRPGQGPVLRRAKAWDELEWQGLEDERVAGVHWSYEETKIFLGILSESWIHEKLQTCHQNHQVYWIVAERLRERGFLRILEQCHYRFKNLQTKYCKARSTHTPGICAFYDEMDALMRPQATTPIPEVAGCLLGQRHHDVKHEELQRGCWEQEEVMLAEAVLEGRSGKQGPNLDFTASSLEEGHSGAMTEDSDGEELGVEELSGSPGISALFRSPTGVHRGRKKLKFSWGFLVSPTFMRNSGPAIGTTRCTGL
- the LOC126087807 gene encoding zinc finger and SCAN domain-containing protein 29-like isoform X1 is translated as MWVQQQHPESGEEAVALVEDLQKEPGRQRVQEKMKNSHPEPEEQLHYSSKVELQSFHKSAPSDPQAPGLPVEESSDQETMSSSPEAQRQPDPGQSNHCMEITPENSASGVSSDFPTHRPSMRAHLSQETPQSSDLQCPREESVRGSSVGGVRVRPGQGPVLRRAKAWDELEWQGLEDERVAGVHWSYEETKIFLGILSESWIHEKLQTCHQNHQVYWIVAERLRERGFLRILEQCHYRFKNLQTKYCKARSTHTPGICAFYDEMDALMRPQATTPIPEVAGCLLGQRHHDVKHEELQRGCWEQEEVMLAEAVLEGRSGKQGPNLDFTASSLEEGHSGAMTEDSDGEELGVEELSGSPGISALFRSPTGVHRGRKKLKFSWGFLVSPTFMRNSGPAIGTTRCTGL